The Sinobacterium caligoides DNA window TCGAAACTGTTTCTCGACCACTGCAAGTTGCTTGGCATTCTCCGGGAGAATCCACACTTCCTTCTTAACCAGTCCCTGATCACGAAGACGCTTTCTGTATTCACGCTGATAATGTGCTGATGATTTTGCTTTCATGAAATAAATATATGCCATTACATGTAACATGTCAACGAGCTTACATGTAACACATAAGCAACACTTGAATCAGACAGCAAAACCAACATTCAAAGAGGCGCACAAGATCAACAGCGACACCCCACCTACCAGCCACACAAGATAACTTCCTCATACCCCCAACAACCAACAACCAACAACCAACAACCAACAACCAACAACCAACAACCAACAACCAACAACCAACAACTCCACCGCAATAAAAAACCAAAGCACAACATAGCAAGAAAAATAAAGCCCACAAAAAGCTAACCGCAGTTAAAAAAAACACAATCAATTAAAAAAAATAAAATTTAAAAAACTTCACACTCCCTTAATATTCAACCGCCACAATCATCCGCGCATCCAGTTACAAAAATACCAATTAATAGCATTTGGAAAGCAACGATGAAAAATAATTTATTAAAACTAGGGTTCACCCTAGCCGTTTCCGCTATACCGCTCAGCTCTTTCGCCGCCCAAAAGGCCATTCTCATAGGCATCGATGGCGTTCAGTACGAGAAAATGCAGGCGCTAGACACCCCCAACTTCCATCGCCTTACGATCAAAAAGACTTACACCGGGGGAATCGCTGGCGACTACAGCGAACAAGGCACTTCCAGCGGCCCTGGCTGGTCCACAATACTCACCGGCGTCTGGGCCAACAAACACCAGGTCATATCTAACGGCTCAGGTCATGCTAGCGAGGACTTTCCAAGCATATTCCGCCGAATCATCACAGCAAAGCCCAACTTAACACAGGCATCTCTTGTTAACTGGTCACCCATCCATAGCCAGTTTTTCAGTAACGATGTCGACGACATTGCCGTAGCCAAAA harbors:
- a CDS encoding intracellular growth attenuator family protein; the encoded protein is MGFIFLAMLCFGFLLRWSCWLLVVGCWLLVVGCWLLVVGCWGYEEVILCGW